Proteins from one Doryrhamphus excisus isolate RoL2022-K1 chromosome 19, RoL_Dexc_1.0, whole genome shotgun sequence genomic window:
- the LOC131106696 gene encoding cGMP-dependent protein kinase 1-like isoform X4 — MSDNNRRSLLFSHLLQKVDSSAGCLSTNNACAVHAFMAAPKSSGLLRDLQLALQLKIEELCQRDTLIDELELELDTKDDLIRHLQVELERHRSATQRAPNAGEVPNTGGAPQTAAPDEPQRTKRQAISAEPSALDPSQLSDVTLTSYCKTKESSELIQRALMDNDFMKHLEHGQILTILDCMRPTSLDKGCCVIQEGDDGSMVYVLEEGMVEVTKEGKKLCTIGPGKVFGELAILYNCTRTATVTALTDVKLWAIDRLGFQTIMMRTGLIKHSQYTDFLRSVPSFQALPEDVLSKLADVLEETHYSDGDYIIRQGATGDTFFIVSEGQVNVSQQSTSSGEQVPMKMLSKGDWFGEQALKGEDVRTASVTAVGAVTCLVVDRESFKQLIGGLEEVTNKQSEDDEVKAKRLVEDDFFSSVTLGDFTVVCTLGMGGFSRVELVQLKNDAGRSFALKVLKKRHILDTSQQGHILSERRIMMEVHSPFIIRLYRTFRDPKYLYMLLEACLGGELWTLLRDRGSFDDGTTRFYTACVIEALAELHSRGIIYRDLKPENIILDHRGYAKLVDFGFAKKVGLGKKTWTFCGTPEYVAPEIILNKGHDSSADCWSLGILIFELLSGSPPFSGSDPMKTYNIILRGIDMVEFPKKITKSAANLIKRLCRDNPSERLGNQKNGVKDIQKHKWFEGFNWEGLRQGTTDSPFTPRVDGPLDNSNFDDFPVDTDEPPDEESGWDLEF; from the exons ATGAGTGACAATAATCGTAGAAGTTTGTTGTTCTCTCATCTACTTCAGAAGGTTGATTCATCTGCTGGCTGCTTGTCAACAAACAACGCGTGCGCAGTGCACGCATTCATGGCGGCGCCAAAAAGCAGCGGCCTGCTGCGTGACCTCCAGTTAGCGCTGCAGCTGAAGATTGAGGAGTTGTGTCAGAGGGACACGCTCATTGACGAGCTGGAACTGGAGCTGGACACCAAAGATGACCTGATCCGGCATCTGCAGGTCGAGCTGGAACGCCATCGCAGTGCAACCCAACGAGCCCCCAACGCCGGCGAGGTGCCAAACACAG GTGGCGCCCCGCAGACGGCGGCCCCAGACGAGCCTCAGCGCACCAAGAGACAAGCCATCTCGGCAGAACCCAGCGCTTTGGACCCATCCCAGCTCAGTGACGTGACGCTCACGAGCTACTGCAAGACTAAAGA GTCCAGTGAGCTGATCCAGAGAGCACTGATGGACAACGACTTCATGAAACACCTGGAACACGGACAG ATTCTGACCATCCTGGACTGTATGCGGCCCACCAGCCTGGATAAAGGCTGCTGCGTGATCCAAGAGGGCGACGACGGATCCATGGTTTACGTTCTGGAGG AGGGCATGGTGGAGGTGACCAAGGAAGGTAAAAAATTGTGCACCATCGGACCAGGAAAGGTCTTTGGAGAACTCGCCATCTTGTACAACTGCACGCGCACGGCTACTGTAACAG cactgACTGATGTCAAGCTGTGGGCCATCGACCGTCTGGGGTTCCAGACCATCATGATGCGTACAGGTCTCATCAAACACTCCCAGTACACAGACTTCCTGCGCAG TGTTCCATCCTTCCAGGCGCTGCCTGAGGATGTTCTCAGCAAGCTAGCAGATGTTCTGGAGGAG ACTCACTACAGTGACGGCGATTACATCATCCGCCAGGGCGCCACAGGAGACACCTTCTTCATTGTCAGCGAGGGTCAG GTAAATGTGTCACAGCAGAGCACCTCCAGTGGCGAGCAGGTGCCAATGAAGATGTTGTCCAAAGGCGACTGGTTTGGCGAGCAGGCGCTGAAAGG TGAGGACGTGCGCACGGCCAGTGTGACCGCTGTGGGCGCCGTCACATGTTTGGTGGTAGACAGAGA GTCCTTCAAGCAGCTGATTGGCGGCCTAGAGGAAGTTACCAACAAGCAGAGCGAAGACGACGAGGTCAAGGCCAA GCGTCTGGTGGAAGATGATTTCTTCTCCAGCGTGACGCTGGGGGACTTCACCGTGGTCTGCACCCTCGGCATGGGTGGTTTCAGCCGTGTGGAGCTG GTGCAGCTGAAGAACGACGCTGGCCGCTCCTTTGCCCTTAAAGTCCTGAAGAAGCGTCACATCCTGGACACCAGCCAGCAGGGACACATCCTGTCGGAACGCCGCATTATGATGGAGGTCCACAGCCCCTTCATCATCAG GTTGTACCGGACCTTCCGGGACCCAAAGTACCTGTACATGCTGCTGGAGGCGTGTCTGGGCGGCGAGCTCTGGACGCTGTTACGTGACAG GGGATCATTTGACGACGGGACCACCAGGTTCTACACGGCGTGCGTGATCGAGGCTCTGGCCGAGCTGCACTCCAGAGGGATCATTTACAGAGACCTGAAACCTGAGAACATCATCTTGGACCACAGAGGCTACGCCAAGCTG GTGGACTTCGGCTTTGCCAAGAAGGTGGGTCTGGGCAAGAAGACGTGGACCTTCTGTGGGACTCCTGAGTATGTGGCCCCCGAGATCATCCTGAATAAAGGTCACGATAGCTCCGCCGACTGCTGGTCGCTCGGAATTCTCATCTTCGAACTGCTCAGCGGCAG TCCGCCCTTTTCTGGTTCCGACCCGATGAAGACGTACAACATCATCCTGAGAGGCATCGACATGGTGGAGTTCCCCAAGAAGATCACCAAGAGCGCCGCCAACCTCATTAAACGCCTCTGCAG GGACAACCCGTCAGAGCGCCTGGGGAACCAGAAGAACGGCGTGAAGGACATCCAGAAGCACAA GTGGTTCGAGGGCTTCAACTGGGAGGGGCTCCGCCAGGGCACCACGGACTCTCCGTTCACGCCCAGG GTGGACGGCCCGTTGGACAACAGCAACTTTGATGACTTTCCCGTGGACACGGACGAGCCTCCTGACGAGGAGTCGGGCTGGGACCTGGAGTTCTAG
- the LOC131106696 gene encoding cGMP-dependent protein kinase 1-like isoform X2: protein MAAPKSSGLLRDLQLALQLKIEELCQRDTLIDELELELDTKDDLIRHLQVELERHRSATQRAPNAGEVPNTGGAPQTAAPDEPQRTKRQAISAEPSALDPSQLSDVTLTSYCKTKESSELIQRALMDNDFMKHLEHGQILTILDCMRPTSLDKGCCVIQEGDDGSMVYVLEEGMVEVTKEGKKLCTIGPGKVFGELAILYNCTRTATVTALTDVKLWAIDRLGFQTIMMRTGLIKHSQYTDFLRSVPSFQALPEDVLSKLADVLEETHYSDGDYIIRQGATGDTFFIVSEGQVNVSQQSTSSGEQVPMKMLSKGDWFGEQALKGEDVRTASVTAVGAVTCLVVDRESFKQLIGGLEEVTNKQSEDDEVKAKRLVEDDFFSSVTLGDFTVVCTLGMGGFSRVELVQLKNDAGRSFALKVLKKRHILDTSQQGHILSERRIMMEVHSPFIIRLYRTFRDPKYLYMLLEACLGGELWTLLRDRGSFDDGTTRFYTACVIEALAELHSRGIIYRDLKPENIILDHRGYAKLVDFGFAKKVGLGKKTWTFCGTPEYVAPEIILNKGHDSSADCWSLGILIFELLSGSPPFSGSDPMKTYNIILRGIDMVEFPKKITKSAANLIKRLCRFIMPILALLQYYYYNHCCHASNITTTTVTAAVLLILLKYYYDL, encoded by the exons ATGGCGGCGCCAAAAAGCAGCGGCCTGCTGCGTGACCTCCAGTTAGCGCTGCAGCTGAAGATTGAGGAGTTGTGTCAGAGGGACACGCTCATTGACGAGCTGGAACTGGAGCTGGACACCAAAGATGACCTGATCCGGCATCTGCAGGTCGAGCTGGAACGCCATCGCAGTGCAACCCAACGAGCCCCCAACGCCGGCGAGGTGCCAAACACAG GTGGCGCCCCGCAGACGGCGGCCCCAGACGAGCCTCAGCGCACCAAGAGACAAGCCATCTCGGCAGAACCCAGCGCTTTGGACCCATCCCAGCTCAGTGACGTGACGCTCACGAGCTACTGCAAGACTAAAGA GTCCAGTGAGCTGATCCAGAGAGCACTGATGGACAACGACTTCATGAAACACCTGGAACACGGACAG ATTCTGACCATCCTGGACTGTATGCGGCCCACCAGCCTGGATAAAGGCTGCTGCGTGATCCAAGAGGGCGACGACGGATCCATGGTTTACGTTCTGGAGG AGGGCATGGTGGAGGTGACCAAGGAAGGTAAAAAATTGTGCACCATCGGACCAGGAAAGGTCTTTGGAGAACTCGCCATCTTGTACAACTGCACGCGCACGGCTACTGTAACAG cactgACTGATGTCAAGCTGTGGGCCATCGACCGTCTGGGGTTCCAGACCATCATGATGCGTACAGGTCTCATCAAACACTCCCAGTACACAGACTTCCTGCGCAG TGTTCCATCCTTCCAGGCGCTGCCTGAGGATGTTCTCAGCAAGCTAGCAGATGTTCTGGAGGAG ACTCACTACAGTGACGGCGATTACATCATCCGCCAGGGCGCCACAGGAGACACCTTCTTCATTGTCAGCGAGGGTCAG GTAAATGTGTCACAGCAGAGCACCTCCAGTGGCGAGCAGGTGCCAATGAAGATGTTGTCCAAAGGCGACTGGTTTGGCGAGCAGGCGCTGAAAGG TGAGGACGTGCGCACGGCCAGTGTGACCGCTGTGGGCGCCGTCACATGTTTGGTGGTAGACAGAGA GTCCTTCAAGCAGCTGATTGGCGGCCTAGAGGAAGTTACCAACAAGCAGAGCGAAGACGACGAGGTCAAGGCCAA GCGTCTGGTGGAAGATGATTTCTTCTCCAGCGTGACGCTGGGGGACTTCACCGTGGTCTGCACCCTCGGCATGGGTGGTTTCAGCCGTGTGGAGCTG GTGCAGCTGAAGAACGACGCTGGCCGCTCCTTTGCCCTTAAAGTCCTGAAGAAGCGTCACATCCTGGACACCAGCCAGCAGGGACACATCCTGTCGGAACGCCGCATTATGATGGAGGTCCACAGCCCCTTCATCATCAG GTTGTACCGGACCTTCCGGGACCCAAAGTACCTGTACATGCTGCTGGAGGCGTGTCTGGGCGGCGAGCTCTGGACGCTGTTACGTGACAG GGGATCATTTGACGACGGGACCACCAGGTTCTACACGGCGTGCGTGATCGAGGCTCTGGCCGAGCTGCACTCCAGAGGGATCATTTACAGAGACCTGAAACCTGAGAACATCATCTTGGACCACAGAGGCTACGCCAAGCTG GTGGACTTCGGCTTTGCCAAGAAGGTGGGTCTGGGCAAGAAGACGTGGACCTTCTGTGGGACTCCTGAGTATGTGGCCCCCGAGATCATCCTGAATAAAGGTCACGATAGCTCCGCCGACTGCTGGTCGCTCGGAATTCTCATCTTCGAACTGCTCAGCGGCAG TCCGCCCTTTTCTGGTTCCGACCCGATGAAGACGTACAACATCATCCTGAGAGGCATCGACATGGTGGAGTTCCCCAAGAAGATCACCAAGAGCGCCGCCAACCTCATTAAACGCCTCTGCAGGTTCATCATGCCAATACTAGCACTACTGCAGTATTACTACTACAACCACTGCTGCCATGCTAGTAATATCACCACTACTACTGTCACTGCTGCCGTTCTACTAATACTACTGAAGTACTACTACGACCTTTAG
- the LOC131106696 gene encoding cGMP-dependent protein kinase 1-like isoform X1: MSDNNRRSLLFSHLLQKVDSSAGCLSTNNACAVHAFMAAPKSSGLLRDLQLALQLKIEELCQRDTLIDELELELDTKDDLIRHLQVELERHRSATQRAPNAGEVPNTGGAPQTAAPDEPQRTKRQAISAEPSALDPSQLSDVTLTSYCKTKESSELIQRALMDNDFMKHLEHGQILTILDCMRPTSLDKGCCVIQEGDDGSMVYVLEEGMVEVTKEGKKLCTIGPGKVFGELAILYNCTRTATVTALTDVKLWAIDRLGFQTIMMRTGLIKHSQYTDFLRSVPSFQALPEDVLSKLADVLEETHYSDGDYIIRQGATGDTFFIVSEGQVNVSQQSTSSGEQVPMKMLSKGDWFGEQALKGEDVRTASVTAVGAVTCLVVDRESFKQLIGGLEEVTNKQSEDDEVKAKRLVEDDFFSSVTLGDFTVVCTLGMGGFSRVELVQLKNDAGRSFALKVLKKRHILDTSQQGHILSERRIMMEVHSPFIIRLYRTFRDPKYLYMLLEACLGGELWTLLRDRGSFDDGTTRFYTACVIEALAELHSRGIIYRDLKPENIILDHRGYAKLVDFGFAKKVGLGKKTWTFCGTPEYVAPEIILNKGHDSSADCWSLGILIFELLSGRCLPLLAVRAPSCGANTSTSVCVLVPQSALFWFRPDEDVQHHPERHRHGGVPQEDHQERRQPH, translated from the exons ATGAGTGACAATAATCGTAGAAGTTTGTTGTTCTCTCATCTACTTCAGAAGGTTGATTCATCTGCTGGCTGCTTGTCAACAAACAACGCGTGCGCAGTGCACGCATTCATGGCGGCGCCAAAAAGCAGCGGCCTGCTGCGTGACCTCCAGTTAGCGCTGCAGCTGAAGATTGAGGAGTTGTGTCAGAGGGACACGCTCATTGACGAGCTGGAACTGGAGCTGGACACCAAAGATGACCTGATCCGGCATCTGCAGGTCGAGCTGGAACGCCATCGCAGTGCAACCCAACGAGCCCCCAACGCCGGCGAGGTGCCAAACACAG GTGGCGCCCCGCAGACGGCGGCCCCAGACGAGCCTCAGCGCACCAAGAGACAAGCCATCTCGGCAGAACCCAGCGCTTTGGACCCATCCCAGCTCAGTGACGTGACGCTCACGAGCTACTGCAAGACTAAAGA GTCCAGTGAGCTGATCCAGAGAGCACTGATGGACAACGACTTCATGAAACACCTGGAACACGGACAG ATTCTGACCATCCTGGACTGTATGCGGCCCACCAGCCTGGATAAAGGCTGCTGCGTGATCCAAGAGGGCGACGACGGATCCATGGTTTACGTTCTGGAGG AGGGCATGGTGGAGGTGACCAAGGAAGGTAAAAAATTGTGCACCATCGGACCAGGAAAGGTCTTTGGAGAACTCGCCATCTTGTACAACTGCACGCGCACGGCTACTGTAACAG cactgACTGATGTCAAGCTGTGGGCCATCGACCGTCTGGGGTTCCAGACCATCATGATGCGTACAGGTCTCATCAAACACTCCCAGTACACAGACTTCCTGCGCAG TGTTCCATCCTTCCAGGCGCTGCCTGAGGATGTTCTCAGCAAGCTAGCAGATGTTCTGGAGGAG ACTCACTACAGTGACGGCGATTACATCATCCGCCAGGGCGCCACAGGAGACACCTTCTTCATTGTCAGCGAGGGTCAG GTAAATGTGTCACAGCAGAGCACCTCCAGTGGCGAGCAGGTGCCAATGAAGATGTTGTCCAAAGGCGACTGGTTTGGCGAGCAGGCGCTGAAAGG TGAGGACGTGCGCACGGCCAGTGTGACCGCTGTGGGCGCCGTCACATGTTTGGTGGTAGACAGAGA GTCCTTCAAGCAGCTGATTGGCGGCCTAGAGGAAGTTACCAACAAGCAGAGCGAAGACGACGAGGTCAAGGCCAA GCGTCTGGTGGAAGATGATTTCTTCTCCAGCGTGACGCTGGGGGACTTCACCGTGGTCTGCACCCTCGGCATGGGTGGTTTCAGCCGTGTGGAGCTG GTGCAGCTGAAGAACGACGCTGGCCGCTCCTTTGCCCTTAAAGTCCTGAAGAAGCGTCACATCCTGGACACCAGCCAGCAGGGACACATCCTGTCGGAACGCCGCATTATGATGGAGGTCCACAGCCCCTTCATCATCAG GTTGTACCGGACCTTCCGGGACCCAAAGTACCTGTACATGCTGCTGGAGGCGTGTCTGGGCGGCGAGCTCTGGACGCTGTTACGTGACAG GGGATCATTTGACGACGGGACCACCAGGTTCTACACGGCGTGCGTGATCGAGGCTCTGGCCGAGCTGCACTCCAGAGGGATCATTTACAGAGACCTGAAACCTGAGAACATCATCTTGGACCACAGAGGCTACGCCAAGCTG GTGGACTTCGGCTTTGCCAAGAAGGTGGGTCTGGGCAAGAAGACGTGGACCTTCTGTGGGACTCCTGAGTATGTGGCCCCCGAGATCATCCTGAATAAAGGTCACGATAGCTCCGCCGACTGCTGGTCGCTCGGAATTCTCATCTTCGAACTGCTCAGCGGCAGGTGCCTCCCGCTTCTCGCCGTCAGGGCACCATCTTGTGGCGCCAACACGTCAACGTCTGTTTGTGTCCTCGTCCCGCAGTCCGCCCTTTTCTGGTTCCGACCCGATGAAGACGTACAACATCATCCTGAGAGGCATCGACATGGTGGAGTTCCCCAAGAAGATCACCAAGAGCGCCGCCAACCTCATTAA
- the stc1l gene encoding stanniocalcin 1, like, translating to MTSALPDTLYAARNVTNQPPAPRCDWWMGQPGPYKRSSRDSGTSSPSSSSSLTTMSASFTAPLLVLMLASASCFELVPEEAAPRRARFSSNSPADVARCLNGAVAVGCGFFSCLENSTCDTDGMHEICELFLHSAATFNTEGKTFVKKSLQCITQGISTKVFQTIRRCNIFQRMIAEVEEECFSSLDICTVARTNPDAIGEVVQVPAHFPNRYYSTLLQTLQACDQQTVAAVRTGLVARLGPDMETFLQLVQNKECGTGQAAAPFSNPASWRNVPVFNIQPGFQGRDPTHLFARKRSLDDQKAGPSSRQ from the exons ATGACCTCAGCACTGCCAGATACTCTATATG CGGCGCGTAACGTCACCAATCAGCCGCCGGCGCCACGCTGTGATTGGTGGATGGGCCAGCCTGGCCCCTATAAAAGGTCCTCCAGGGACAGTGGAACCTCATCGccttcctcgtcctcctcaCTGACGACAATGTCCGCCTCCTTCACCGCGCCGCTGCTCGTTCTCATGCTGGCTTCGGCCTCCTGCTTCGAGCTCGTACCCGAGGAGGCCGCCCCCCGCCGGGCCCGCTTCTCCTCCAACAGCCCAG CCGACGTGGCGCGGTGCCTGAACGGCGCGGTGGCAGTGGGCTGCGGCTTCTTCTCCTGCCTGGAAAACTCCACGTGCGACACCGATGGGATGCATGAGATCTGCGAACTCTTCCTCCACTCGGCGGCAACGTTCAACACAGAG GGTAAAACGTTCGTCAAGAAGAGTCTTCAATGCATCACTCAGGGAATCAGCACTAAGGTTTTCCAGACCATCCGCCGCTGCAACATCTTCCAGAGGATGATCGCTGAG GTAGAGGAGGAGTGCTTCAGCAGCCTGGACATCTGCACGGTCGCTCGCACCAACCCGGACGCCATCGGAGAGGTGGTGCAGGTGCCCGCCCACTTCCCCAACAG GTATTACAGCACGCTGCTGCAGACGCTGCAGGCATGCGACCAGCAGACGGTGGCTGCGGTGCGGACCGGCCTGGTGGCCCGTTTGGGACCCGACATGGAGACCTTCCTCCAGCTGGTCCAGAACAAAGAGTGTGGCACCGGCCAGGCCGCCGCCCCCTTCAGCAACCCGGCCAGCTGGAGGAACGTCCCAGTCTTCAACATCCAGCCCGGCTTCCAGGGTCGCGACCCCACCCACCTATTCGCCAGGAAGCGCTCGCTGGACGACCAGAAGGCGGGGCCAAGCAGCCGCCAGTAG
- the LOC131106696 gene encoding cGMP-dependent protein kinase 1-like isoform X3, with protein MSDNNRRSLLFSHLLQKVDSSAGCLSTNNACAVHAFMAAPKSSGLLRDLQLALQLKIEELCQRDTLIDELELELDTKDDLIRHLQVELERHRSATQRAPNAGEVPNTGGAPQTAAPDEPQRTKRQAISAEPSALDPSQLSDVTLTSYCKTKESSELIQRALMDNDFMKHLEHGQILTILDCMRPTSLDKGCCVIQEGDDGSMVYVLEEGMVEVTKEGKKLCTIGPGKVFGELAILYNCTRTATVTALTDVKLWAIDRLGFQTIMMRTGLIKHSQYTDFLRSVPSFQALPEDVLSKLADVLEETHYSDGDYIIRQGATGDTFFIVSEGQVNVSQQSTSSGEQVPMKMLSKGDWFGEQALKGEDVRTASVTAVGAVTCLVVDRESFKQLIGGLEEVTNKQSEDDEVKAKRLVEDDFFSSVTLGDFTVVCTLGMGGFSRVELVQLKNDAGRSFALKVLKKRHILDTSQQGHILSERRIMMEVHSPFIIRLYRTFRDPKYLYMLLEACLGGELWTLLRDRGSFDDGTTRFYTACVIEALAELHSRGIIYRDLKPENIILDHRGYAKLVDFGFAKKVGLGKKTWTFCGTPEYVAPEIILNKGHDSSADCWSLGILIFELLSGSPPFSGSDPMKTYNIILRGIDMVEFPKKITKSAANLIKRLCSAL; from the exons ATGAGTGACAATAATCGTAGAAGTTTGTTGTTCTCTCATCTACTTCAGAAGGTTGATTCATCTGCTGGCTGCTTGTCAACAAACAACGCGTGCGCAGTGCACGCATTCATGGCGGCGCCAAAAAGCAGCGGCCTGCTGCGTGACCTCCAGTTAGCGCTGCAGCTGAAGATTGAGGAGTTGTGTCAGAGGGACACGCTCATTGACGAGCTGGAACTGGAGCTGGACACCAAAGATGACCTGATCCGGCATCTGCAGGTCGAGCTGGAACGCCATCGCAGTGCAACCCAACGAGCCCCCAACGCCGGCGAGGTGCCAAACACAG GTGGCGCCCCGCAGACGGCGGCCCCAGACGAGCCTCAGCGCACCAAGAGACAAGCCATCTCGGCAGAACCCAGCGCTTTGGACCCATCCCAGCTCAGTGACGTGACGCTCACGAGCTACTGCAAGACTAAAGA GTCCAGTGAGCTGATCCAGAGAGCACTGATGGACAACGACTTCATGAAACACCTGGAACACGGACAG ATTCTGACCATCCTGGACTGTATGCGGCCCACCAGCCTGGATAAAGGCTGCTGCGTGATCCAAGAGGGCGACGACGGATCCATGGTTTACGTTCTGGAGG AGGGCATGGTGGAGGTGACCAAGGAAGGTAAAAAATTGTGCACCATCGGACCAGGAAAGGTCTTTGGAGAACTCGCCATCTTGTACAACTGCACGCGCACGGCTACTGTAACAG cactgACTGATGTCAAGCTGTGGGCCATCGACCGTCTGGGGTTCCAGACCATCATGATGCGTACAGGTCTCATCAAACACTCCCAGTACACAGACTTCCTGCGCAG TGTTCCATCCTTCCAGGCGCTGCCTGAGGATGTTCTCAGCAAGCTAGCAGATGTTCTGGAGGAG ACTCACTACAGTGACGGCGATTACATCATCCGCCAGGGCGCCACAGGAGACACCTTCTTCATTGTCAGCGAGGGTCAG GTAAATGTGTCACAGCAGAGCACCTCCAGTGGCGAGCAGGTGCCAATGAAGATGTTGTCCAAAGGCGACTGGTTTGGCGAGCAGGCGCTGAAAGG TGAGGACGTGCGCACGGCCAGTGTGACCGCTGTGGGCGCCGTCACATGTTTGGTGGTAGACAGAGA GTCCTTCAAGCAGCTGATTGGCGGCCTAGAGGAAGTTACCAACAAGCAGAGCGAAGACGACGAGGTCAAGGCCAA GCGTCTGGTGGAAGATGATTTCTTCTCCAGCGTGACGCTGGGGGACTTCACCGTGGTCTGCACCCTCGGCATGGGTGGTTTCAGCCGTGTGGAGCTG GTGCAGCTGAAGAACGACGCTGGCCGCTCCTTTGCCCTTAAAGTCCTGAAGAAGCGTCACATCCTGGACACCAGCCAGCAGGGACACATCCTGTCGGAACGCCGCATTATGATGGAGGTCCACAGCCCCTTCATCATCAG GTTGTACCGGACCTTCCGGGACCCAAAGTACCTGTACATGCTGCTGGAGGCGTGTCTGGGCGGCGAGCTCTGGACGCTGTTACGTGACAG GGGATCATTTGACGACGGGACCACCAGGTTCTACACGGCGTGCGTGATCGAGGCTCTGGCCGAGCTGCACTCCAGAGGGATCATTTACAGAGACCTGAAACCTGAGAACATCATCTTGGACCACAGAGGCTACGCCAAGCTG GTGGACTTCGGCTTTGCCAAGAAGGTGGGTCTGGGCAAGAAGACGTGGACCTTCTGTGGGACTCCTGAGTATGTGGCCCCCGAGATCATCCTGAATAAAGGTCACGATAGCTCCGCCGACTGCTGGTCGCTCGGAATTCTCATCTTCGAACTGCTCAGCGGCAG TCCGCCCTTTTCTGGTTCCGACCCGATGAAGACGTACAACATCATCCTGAGAGGCATCGACATGGTGGAGTTCCCCAAGAAGATCACCAAGAGCGCCGCCAACCTCATTAAACGCCTCTGCAG TGCTTTGTAG